One Kazachstania africana CBS 2517 chromosome 5, complete genome DNA window includes the following coding sequences:
- the INA17 gene encoding Ina17p (similar to Saccharomyces cerevisiae YPL099C; ancestral locus Anc_8.579) has product MNKILITSNLSRISGHFVIKNANTYRYIASKPSVIRSLEDLSKLESLDGVGPKLIKRLIEKRTEELNIKNELEVLKKFQNEEGEVRKLSLRKFTRPAWILLIMSSTVFLCCKYLWCQLEYNQREQEYQQEVAKLEKELNLLMNQENDRENNKKWYRRWF; this is encoded by the coding sequence ATGAATAAGATACTAATAACATCGAATTTGTCACGCATTTCAGGACATTTTGTCATCAAGAACGCTAATACATACCGTTACATTGCTTCTAAGCCATCTGTTATACGAAGTTTGGAGGATTTATCGAAGCTTGAATCGTTAGATGGCGTTGGTCCAAAGCTCATTAAAAGACTGATCGAGAAAAGGactgaagaattgaatatcaaaaatgaattgGAGGTACTGAAgaagtttcaaaatgagGAAGGAGAAGTGAGGAAGCTTTCTCTCAGAAAATTCACGAGACCTGCTTGGATTTTGTTAATTATGAGTTCTACCGTGTTTTTATGCTGCAAATACCTCTGGTGTCAGCTTGAATATAATCAAAGAGAACAAGAGTATCAGCAAGAGGTTGCTAAACTCGAAAAAGAGCTCAACTTGTTAATGAATCAAGAGAATGACAGggaaaataacaaaaaatggTATCGTCGTTGGTTCTAA
- the SSU1 gene encoding Ssu1p (similar to Saccharomyces cerevisiae SSU1 (YPL092W); ancestral locus Anc_8.569), translated as MKELLDLVWHFEPFSFVMVMATGISSDILYSFPYPARWLKICSYIMFAVACIIFLYLQIFAILHMIFYVKKNSFVKYYNHYFRNINHNVFWGTYPMGIVTLLNFMTNLSQIDSISHDNARRLLIFIYIGWWYDVLVSLLCAWGISFLIWQKFYSVEYERDANHQDDLYFTKNIEMAAKNLKTILLLAIVPLVVVASCSANFVMTDLFTKTFNRNIQLLTLMVTALIWFHALIFVFILITILFWNFYVNKIPPMSQVFSIFLVLGPLGQGSFGILLLTNDVKKYVSLYYPPAQDNFEYTVLLITIPWCIKIIGLFLSLALLASGYFYSIISVLALLTYHRHSDLTDPNKPKRLYHFNKGFWAVTFPTGTMSLGSLEVYKQFNPLVPMGAFRVIAVIYACVCIFWTLLCLIGTAYLYYCGIKNWLQRRNPDEDSMDITMASKITDDDDPDIENNIGDDDLA; from the coding sequence ATGAAAGAGTTATTAGATTTAGTATGGCATTTTGAACCCTTCTCATTTGTCATGGTCATGGCCACAGGTATCTCATCGGATATCCTGTATTCGTTTCCTTACCCAGCAAGATGGCTAAAGATATGTTCATATATCATGTTTGCTGTCGCATGTATCATCTTCCTctatttacaaatatttgCCATCTTACATATGATCTTTTACGTTAAAAAGAATTCTTTTGTCAAATACTACAATCATTATTTCAGAAACATCAACCATAACGTCTTCTGGGGTACTTACCCAATGGGTATAGTCACATTACTCAATTTCATGACTAATTTGTCTCAAATTGATTCGATCTCTCATGATAATGCAAGAAGATTActaattttcatttatattGGGTGGTGGTACGACGTCCTCGTCTCACTCTTATGTGCATGGGGTATCTCTTTCCTCATATGGCAGAAGTTTTACTCCGTTGAATACGAAAGAGACGCTAATCATCAGGACGACTTATATTTCACCAAGAATATAGAAATGGCAGCTAAAAACTTgaaaacaattttattattagcTATTGTACCTTTAGTCGTCGTTGCTTCATGTAGTGCTAACTTCGTAATGACAGACCTCTTTACAAAGACATTCAATAGGAATATCCAGTTACTGACACTGATGGTCACCGCTTTGATTTGGTTCCATGCCCTAATATTCGTTTTCATTCTCATTACTATCCTTTTCTGGAATTTTTACGTCAATAAGATCCCACCCATGTCACAGGTGTTTAGTATATTTTTGGTATTAGGGCCCCTGGGTCAAGGTAGTTTCGGTATCCTACTACTCACAAACGATGTCAAAAAATACGTCTCATTATATTACCCACCTGCTCAAGATAACTTTGAATATACCGTACTCCTCATAACAATTCCATGGTGCATTAAGATAATAGgtttatttctttcattggCTCTACTGGCTTCAGGTTATTTCTACTCTATTATATCAGTTTTGGCATTGTTAACCTATCATAGACATTCTGACTTGACAGATCCAAATAAACCCAAGAGACTTTACCATTTCAATAAGGGCTTCTGGGCCGTTACTTTCCCCACAGGTACAATGTCCCTAGGTAGTCTCGAAGTGTATAAGCAATTCAACCCATTAGTTCCTATGGGAGCCTTTAGAGTCATTGCAGTGATATACGCCTGCGTATGTATCTTTTGGACATTATTATGTCTCATAGGAACAGCATATTTATACTATTGCGGTATAAAAAACTGGTTGCAAAGAAGGAATCCCGACGAAGATAGCATGGACATCACAATGGCAAGCAAGATtactgatgatgatgatccagatattgaaaataatatagGTGATGATGATCTTGCCTGA
- the SEC62 gene encoding Sec63 complex subunit SEC62 (similar to Saccharomyces cerevisiae SEC62 (YPL094C); ancestral locus Anc_8.572), translating into MSTAPVQPSPQAPLEIAKLLRHHKDLKQRQGLFQSRTVDFFRYKRFIRALKSQEYAKKSTNQPDLYPPLTGSTEEEQNSKAREIFINLIKSQLILPAIKLHSHECKEHGLKPNKDYPNLIISQKANLRDDEYYIWNYNKKSIMDILTVVGIISVILALVLYPLWPKSMRRASYYVSLACLGLLGAFFIIAIIRFILYIISLTFAKEKGGFWLFPNLFEDCGILDSFKPFYGFGEKDSYSYIKKMKRLKKKQAKKDKSATATIEEKKND; encoded by the coding sequence ATGTCTACAGCTCCTGTCCAACCAAGCCCCCAGGCACCTCTGGAAATCGCGAAATTGTTACGTCATCACAAAGATTTAAAACAGAGGCAAGGTTTATTTCAGTCGAGAACCGTAGATTTCTTCCGTTACAAGAGATTCATTAGAGCGTTGAAATCGCAGGAATACGCTAAAAAATCAACTAATCAACCAGACCTGTATCCACCATTGACTGGATCCACCGAAGAGGAACAAAATAGTAAAGCCCgtgaaatttttatcaatttaaTCAAATCTCAATTGATATTACCTGCAATTAAATTACACAGCCATGAATGTAAAGAGCACGGTTTGAAACCAAATAAAGATTACCCAAATTTGATCATTTCACAAAAGGCAAATTTAAGAGACGATGAATACTACATCTGGAATTATAACAAGAAATCTATCATGGATATCTTAACTGTTGTAGGGATCATCTCTGTCATCCTAGCACTTGTTTTATACCCCCTATGGCCGAAATCCATGAGACGTGCGTCATACTACGTGTCATTAGCATGTCTCGGTTTATTAGGTgctttcttcattattgcTATCATCAGATTCATATTGTACATCATATCATTGACATTtgccaaagaaaaaggtGGATTCTGGTTATTcccaaatttatttgaagattGTGGTATCCTCGATAGTTTCAAACCATTCTACGGTTTTGGTGAAAAGGATTCCTACAGttatatcaagaaaatgaaaagattaaagaagaagcaagCCAAGAAGGATAAGAGTGCCACCGCTACTATcgaagagaagaaaaatgattaA
- the RPS6A gene encoding 40S ribosomal protein eS6 (similar to Saccharomyces cerevisiae RPS6B (YBR181C) and RPS6A (YPL090C); ancestral locus Anc_8.567), protein MKLNIAYPVNGTQKTVEIDDEHRIRVFYDKRIGQEVDGESVGDEFKGYTFKISGGNDKQGFPMKQGVLLPTRVKLLLAKGHSCYRPRRAGERKRKSVRGAIVGPDLAVLSLVITKKGEQELEGVTDATVPKRLGPKRANNIRKFFGLTKEDDVRDFVIRRELTKGEKTYTKAPKIQRLVTPQRLQRKRYQRSLKVKNAQAQREAAAEYAQLLAKRLAEKKAEKAEIRKRRASSLKA, encoded by the coding sequence ATGAAGTTAAATATTGCTTATCCAGTTAACGGTACTCAGAAAACCGTCGAAATCGATGACGAACACAGAATCCGTGTCTTCTACGACAAGAGAATTGGTCAAGAAGTTGATGGTGAATCCGTTGGTGACGAATTCAAAGGTTACACCTTCAAGATTTCTGGTGGTAACGACAAGCAAGGTTTCCCAATGAAACAAGGTGTCCTATTACCAACTAGAgttaaattattattagcCAAAGGTCACTCTTGTTACAGACCAAGACGTGCTGgtgaaagaaagagaaagtcCGTCAGAGGTGCCATCGTTGGTCCAGATTTAGCTGTCCTATCTTTGGTCATCACCAAGAAGGGTGAACAAGAATTAGAAGGTGTCACCGACGCTACTGTTCCAAAGAGATTAGGTCCAAAGAGAGCTAACAACATCAGAAAATTCTTCGGTTTAACTAAGGAAGATGATGTCCGTGACTTCGTTATCAGAAGAGAACTTACCAAGGGTGAAAAGACCTACACCAAGGCTCCAAAGATCCAGAGATTAGTTACTCCACAaagattacaaagaaagagataCCAAAGATCCTTAAAGGTCAAGAACGCTCAAGCTCAAAGAGAAGCTGCTGCCGAATACGCTCAATTATTAGCTAAGAGATTGGCTGAAAAGAAGGCTGAAAAAGCTGAAatcagaaaaagaagagcttcttctttaaaaGCTTAA
- the PNG1 gene encoding peptide-N4-(N-acetyl-beta-glucosaminyl)asparagine amidase (similar to Saccharomyces cerevisiae PNG1 (YPL096W); ancestral locus Anc_8.575) has product MFLKRYKDIIIAKFQSTRENNREVNRINNLLRTNQFAKEIVGNSRRLCHVYDNSEWHSIVLETLDLDLIYQNVDKTFKNRGDNDDEYSDYLVKELLRYFKRDFFKWCNKPECKRCGTDEFQNLTGIQRANNEESKFDCGSVEVYRCSHCNQEWRYPRYNDPIKLLETRTGRCGEWCNLFTLILKSFGLKARYVSNKEDHVWCEYYSPHLKRWVHVDSCEQSFDQPYIYSKNWNKSMSYCIAYDKDGVTDVSKRYILQNQLPRNLIDENDLQLVCSFLTRELRKNLDRDDIYKLWCRDEQERLEWTPQATHKTETITPADNEHKGRISGSAEWKAQRREDGS; this is encoded by the coding sequence ATGTTTTTAAAACGTTACAAAGATATTATAATAGCGAAGTTTCAAAGTACTCGGGAGAACAATCGTGAAGTGAATCGAATCAATAATTTACTTCGAACAAATCAATTTGCCAAAGAAATCGTAGGAAATAGTCGAAGATTATGTCATGTATATGATAATTCTGAGTGGCATTCAATTGTCCTCGAAACATTGGATTTAGATCTAATCTATCAAAATGTTGATAAGACATTTAAGAATAGAGgagataatgatgatgaatacTCTGATTACCTAGTGAAAGAACTATTGCGATATTTCAAACgagattttttcaaatggtGCAACAAGCCAGAATGTAAGAGGTGTGGGACTGATGAATTCCAGAACTTGACGGGCATTCAACGTGCTAACAATGAggaatcaaaatttgattgtgGATCGGTCGAAGTTTATAGATGTAGCCATTGTAACCAAGAATGGCGTTATCCAAGATATAATGATCCAATAAAGCTTTTAGAGACCAGGACAGGTAGATGTGGTGAGTGGTGtaatttatttacattaattttgaaatcatttggGTTAAAAGCTCGGTATGTCAGTAATAAGGAAGATCACGTATGGTGTGAATACTATTCTCCGCATTTAAAGAGATGGGTCCATGTTGACTCATGCGAACAATCATTTGACCAGCCTTACATATATTCAAAGAACTGGAATAAGAGTATGAGTTATTGTATTGCTTACGACAAAGACGGTGTCACTGATGTTAGTAAGAGAtatattttacaaaatcaattgCCCAGGAACTTgatagatgaaaatgacttACAGCTAGTATGTTCATTTCTGACAAGGgaattgagaaaaaatttggacAGAGATGATATATACAAGTTGTGGTGTCGAGACGAGCAAGAACGGTTGGAGTGGACGCCACAAGCGACGCATAAAACTGAGACCATTACCCCGGCTGACAATGAACACAAAGGTAGAATAAGTGGATCAGCAGAATGGAAGGCACAGAGACGTGAAGATGGATCATGA
- the GLR1 gene encoding glutathione-disulfide reductase GLR1 (similar to Saccharomyces cerevisiae GLR1 (YPL091W); ancestral locus Anc_8.568) → MLSSISTKMAPINPIKHYDYIVIGGGSGGVASSRRAASYGAKTLLIEGKALGGTCVNVGCVPKKVMWYASDLATRISHANEYGLYQNMNLNKENLTFNWNQFKHKRDDYVHRLNGIYERNLIKEGVDYIFGWAKFNSNGHVEVTKNDNTVEVFTGSKILIATGGKPILPDNIPGYQHGTNSDGFFDLEEQPKKVVVVGAGYIGIEFAGVFHGLGSETHLVIRGETVLRKFDESIQHTITDHYAKEGINVHKLSKVTKIDKDATTGKLTVFINDTEVLEGVDQLIWTIGRKSLLDLQVNNIGLKLNDRGQVIVNEYQETNIPNIYSLGDVVGKVELTPVAITAGRKLSNRLFGPEKFKNDKLDYTNVPSVIFSHPEAGSIGLTEQEALQKYGAENIKIYSSKFTAMYYAMLTEKSPTNYKLICAGPEEKVVGLHIVGDSSAEILQGFGVAIKMGATKADFDNCVAIHPTSAEEIVTMR, encoded by the coding sequence ATGCTAAGCTCGATAAGTACAAAAATGGCTCCAATTAACCCTATTAAACATTACGACTACATTGTTATCGGTGGTGGCTCCGGTGGTGTTGCTTCCAGTAGAAGAGCTGCTTCCTATGGTGCTAAAACCTTGTTAATTGAGGGGAAAGCTCTCGGTGGTACCTGTGTCAACGTTGGTTGTGTACCTAAGAAGGTCATGTGGTATGCTTCTGACTTGGCTACTAGAATATCACATGCCAATGAATACGGTTTGTACCAGAATATGAATTTAAATAAGGAAAATTTAACTTTCAATTGGAATCAATTCAAGCATAAGAGAGACGATTATGTTCACAGGTTGAATGGTATTTATGAGAGAAATTTAATCAAGGAAGGTgttgattatattttcGGTTGGGCCAAGTTTAACAGTAACGGACATGTTGAAGTCACAAAGAATGACAATACCGTCGAGGTCTTTACCGGTTCTAAAATATTGATCGCTACAGGTGGTAAACCTATCTTACCTGACAACATCCCAGGTTATCAGCATGGTACTAACTCAGATGGATTCTTCGATTTAGAAGAACAACCAAAGAaagttgttgttgttggtgCTGGTTATATTGGTATTGAATTTGCAGGTGTCTTCCATGGCCTTGGCAGTGAAACTCATCTAGTCATTAGAGGTGAAACAGTTTTAAGAAAATTCGATGAAAGTATTCAGCATACTATTACAGATCACTATGCTAAAGAAGGTATTAATGTTCATAAATTATCGAAAGTcacaaaaattgataaagatgCTACTACTGGTAAGTTGACCGTTTTTATCAATGATACAGAAGTGTTAGAAGGCGTAGACCAATTGATCTGGACTATTGGCCGTAAGTCTTTGTTGGATTTACAAGTTAATAACATTGGTTTGAAGTTAAATGACAGAGGTCAAGTTATTGTTAATGAATACCAAGAGACCAACattccaaatatatattcactCGGTGATGTCGTTGGTAAAGTGGAATTGACTCCAGTCGCAATTACTGCCGGTAGAAAGTTATCTAATAGGTTATTTGGtcctgaaaaattcaagaatgaTAAATTGGACTACACTAACGTTCCAAGTGTCATCTTCTCTCATCCAGAGGCTGGTTCAATTGGTCTTACTGAACAGGAAGCCCTTCAAAAATACGGCGCTGAAAACATTAAAATTTACAGCTCCAAATTTACAGCAATGTACTACGCTATGTTAACTGAAAAATCTCCAACTAATTATAAGCTTATTTGTGCAGGACCAGAAGAGAAGGTTGTTGGTTTACACATTGTTGGTGACTCTTCAGCTGAGATCTTACAAGGTTTTGGTGTAGCTATTAAGATGGGTGCCACAAAGGCTGATTTCGATAACTGTGTTGCCATTCATCCAACTAGTGCTGAAGAAATTGTCACTATGAGGTAA
- the ELP4 gene encoding Elongator subunit ELP4 (similar to Saccharomyces cerevisiae ELP4 (YPL101W); ancestral locus Anc_8.581) produces the protein MSFRKRGEALNGGERGVRTLPGGRPLVNRAIPSAGNASMRAPTDRMTALNLRGRAPPGGSVMSDREPHVVHPAQPSVEQKQEAAILNHPGVRPSPVSSHLVTSTGSEDLDKILTHMGLPLGNSLLIEEQSTTEFNSILCRLFTAQSIMYNRAEGASHSTGGNTHLIALTLNQDFAKELPGVYKGSRKEMKKSKIAEEQSKISVTNLNEQKSTPSRYKDLKIAWKYKLADEKDSKNAAQRKETENEYQHYTSQFDITSRLIPAPSSAEITFISPVQPVISILSQIEQTIKKHPGKLVRIVIPSFLHPAMYPPKSFKLSSTISLLHGLRSIIKKNENNCVLLATLSSDIISNLLRVQIENLFDSIVNLEPFPQEMLQFLEAVYKSQPNKVQHGLIHILKLPIFSDRGEMRVSRSEWAFRNGRKRFEIEEWSIPVEDNDDSNTKSSAAAEKSHAHSDPNQSSKSNTKISLEY, from the coding sequence ATGTCTTTCAGAAAGCGTGGTGAAGCGTTAAATGGCGGGGAACGTGGTGTAAGAACACTCCCTGGCGGTAGACCCCTAGTAAACAGGGCGATTCCATCTGCTGGAAATGCATCGATGAGGGCACCCACAGATAGAATGACAGCTCTAAATTTGAGAGGAAGGGCTCCACCCGGAGGTAGTGTCATGAGCGATAGAGAACCACATGTTGTGCATCCAGCTCAACCCTCTGTAGAGCAGAAACAAGAAGCTGCTATTTTGAATCACCCTGGCGTGAGGCCATCACCTGTGAGTTCTCACCTAGTTACTTCTACAGGGTCTGAAGATTTGGACAAGATCCTCACTCATATGGGGTTACCATTGGGAAACTCCTTATTGATTGAGGAACAGAGTACAACTGAATTCAACTCTATCCTATGCAGATTATTTACTGCTCAAAGTATTATGTACAATAGGGCAGAAGGTGCTTCTCATTCTACTGGTGGTAATACACATTTGATTGCACTGACTTTAAACCAGGATTTTGCCAAGGAACTTCCTGGCGTTTACAAAGGTTCTCGTAAggaaatgaagaaaagtAAGATTGCTGAAGAACAATCCAAGATCTCTGTGACCAATTTAAATGAGCAAAAATCAACTCCTTCAAGGTACAAGGATTTAAAGATTGCTTGGAAGTACAAACTTGcagatgaaaaagattcaaaaaatgcagctcaaagaaaagagacTGAAAACGAATACCAGCATTACACTTCACAATTCGATATTACTTCTCGTCTAATTCCAGCACCATCGAGTGCAGAAATTACATTTATTTCACCTGTTCAACCCGTCATATCAATCCTGTCACAGATTGAACAAACGATCAAGAAACATCCGGGAAAGTTGGTAAGAATAGTAATCCCTTCCTTCTTACACCCTGCAATGTATCCTCCAAAGTCTTTCAAATTGTCTAGTACCATTTCTTTATTACATGGACTAAGAAGcataataaagaagaacGAAAACAACTGTGTTTTGTTGGCCACACTTTCATCTGACATAATAAGTAACCTATTAAGGGTACAAATTGAGAATCTGTTTGATTCCATAGTAAACCTGGAACCATTCCCGCAAGAAATGTTACAATTCTTGGAAGCCGTGTACAAATCTCAGCCAAATAAAGTCCAACATGGACTCATCCACATCCTCAAACTGCCTATCTTCAGTGATCGCGGTGAGATGCGTGTATCTAGATCAGAATGGGCATTCAGAAATGGTAGAAagagatttgaaattgaagaatggAGTATTCCAGTTGAAGACAATGACGACAGTAATACTAAGTCATCTGCTGCAGCAGAAAAATCTCACGCCCACTCTGATCCAAACCAATCAAGTAAGAGTAACACCAAGATCTCCTTAGAGTATTGA
- the MSY1 gene encoding tyrosine--tRNA ligase MSY1 (similar to Saccharomyces cerevisiae MSY1 (YPL097W); ancestral locus Anc_8.577) codes for MTVLRIVNNTWFRVPIRSYATKKDVLQELRNRGLISQVTEPANILGGLFAAGTRLKLYCGVDPTAKSIHLGNLVPMMVLLNCLIRGHDIVTLVGGATGAIGDPSGRSDERQIMRDETRLNNVSQIEKQLKRFFENGVKYYESVRERESLDKVSAGKHYTVDNLTWWKSINMLDFLAQYGRHIKVQSMLSRESVSARLETNNSLGFNEFTYQILQAYDFYHLYSEKNTRIQVGGNDQWGNITAGIDLITRISPNAKKEPPFGITVPLLTTSSGQKFGKSAGNAIFIDPTINRPYEIYQFFYNTVDADLGNFLRIFTLLPSSKIDFIIQEHSRTPAKHIGQKWLAREVTHLIHGKKSSEEAEVVSNILFGSENSFSIEAYSSEKLMTIFENAGILQKKLKSQDLTHLLVSLTNCSNNEARRKINDGSIYLGPNRTKVNENVQNWKPHLINDELLLLRVGKQKCFVINMS; via the coding sequence ATGACAGTTTTGCGTATCGTCAATAACACATGGTTTAGAGTTCCCATACGAAGCTATGCTACCAAGAAGGATGTGCTACAAGAATTGAGGAATAGAGGACTCATTTCACAGGTCACAGAGCCTGCAAATATCTTAGGAGGATTATTTGCTGCGGGAACGCGATTGAAGTTGTATTGTGGTGTTGATCCTACTGCCAAGTCCATACATTTGGGCAATCTTGTCCCTATGATGGTTCTATTGAATTGTCTAATCAGAGGACATGATATTGTTACTTTGGTTGGTGGTGCGACAGGGGCTATAGGTGATCCAAGTGGAAGAAGTGACGAGCGTCAGATAATGAGAGATGAGACAAGACTGAATAACGTTTCACAAATTGAGAAACAATTAAAGAgatttttcgaaaatgGGGTTAAATACTATGAATCTGTAAGAGAGCGTGAGTCTTTAGATAAAGTATCCGCTGGGAAGCATTATACGGTAGATAATCTGACTTGGTGGAAAAGTATCAATATGCTAGATTTTCTGGCACAATATGGGAGGCATATAAAAGTCCAATCTATGCTTTCTAGGGAGTCAGTTTCTGCCAGATTAGAaacaaataattctttgggtttcaatgaatttacctatcaaatattacaGGCTTATGACTTCTATCACCTTTATAGCGAGAAGAACACAAGAATACAAGTAGGTGGCAACGATCAATGGGGGAATATTACCGCAGGAATCGATCTAATAACTAGAATATCGCCAAATGCAAAAAAGGAACCACCATTTGGTATTACGGTTCCCTTGTTAACGACGTCAAGTGGACAGAAGTTCGGTAAAAGCGCTGGAAATGCCATATTTATTGATCCAACGATAAATAGACCCTACGagatttatcaatttttctataATACTGTTGATGCAGATCTTGGAAATTTCCTGAGAATATTTACCTTACTACCTTCCTCCAAAATAGATTTTATCATTCAGGAACATAGTAGAACCCCTGCAAAACATATAGGCCAAAAGTGGTTAGCGAGGGAAGTCACACATTTGATTCATGGCAAGAAAAGTTCCGAAGAGGCCGAAGTAGTATCAAATATCTTATTTGGCAGTGAGAATTCATTTAGTATAGAAGCATATTCATCAGAGAAGTTGATGAcgatatttgaaaatgccggaattttacaaaagaagttgaaatCACAAGATCTAACACATTTACTGGTTTCATTGACAAATTGTTCCAATAATGAAGCTCGTCGGAAGATTAACGACGGTAGTATATATCTTGGGCCCAATAGGACAAAAGTCAATGAGAATGTCCAAAATTGGAAGCCACATTTAATTAACGATGAGTTGCTACTGTTGAGAGTCGGGAAACAAAAGTGCTTTGTTATTAACATGTCGTAG
- the ATG21 gene encoding Atg21p (similar to Saccharomyces cerevisiae ATG21 (YPL100W); ancestral locus Anc_8.580), protein MRALRFNQDATCCVIASKMGDISIYNCDPFGKCFELDAKKNSTNTTDDMTDSTTFQSNDMSNLYVDQGEYIVEMLFSTSLIAVVDRSTGTIKGKKLKIINTKRRSTICELVFPSEIADVVMNRKRMCVLLENDQIYIYDISCMKPLETISLWNDGSGKNDSHDRTHPFNDSIKKSEEGKTRDRRNSVRSRIRPRITLSNEDRSILCYTSYSVSKHKRDQPLLKDVVVYDAINIKPINYLSSVHKGNIACMALSQDGKLLTTASEKGTIIRVFNTGIDTKFDGKNPLYCEFRRGSRPSNLYQLIFDRSSTYVGCVGDTGTIHIFKLKTDNNLSTLNVDAGETGEITSYESFRNKSTATDPSRQIANYLSQTIKAKIPNQNLDRDFAHINVKEGTRYCLGFPEEYINQVYLAGDDGNFRIYALPSVPGSCVLTKSSSFM, encoded by the coding sequence ATGAGGGCTCTACGGTTCAATCAGGATGCCACATGCTGTGTGATCGCCTCGAAAATGGGCGATATTAGCATATATAATTGTGACCCATTTGGTAAATGTTTTGAACTGGATGCAAAGAAGAACAGCACAAATACAACCGATGATATGACCGATAGTACGACATTTCAAAGTAATGACATGAGTAATTTGTATGTGGACCAAGGTGAATACATTGTAGAGATGTTGTTTTCGACAAGCTTAATTGCTGTTGTTGATAGATCAACAGGAACCATAAAGggtaaaaaattgaaaatcatCAATACTAAGAGAAGATCAACCATATGTGAATTGGTATTTCCCAGCGAGATTGCAGATGTGGTCATGAATAGAAAGCGTATGTGTGTGCTACTTGAGAATGATCAGATTTATATTTATGATATTTCATGTATGAAACCATTGGAAACAATAAGTCTTTGGAATGATGGGTCCGGCAAAAATGATAGTCACGATCGAACACATCCTTTTAATGATTCTATTAAAAAATCAGAGGAGGGGAAGACAAGAGATAGGAGGAATTCAGTAAGAAGTCGAATTCGTCCTAGAATTACTTTGAGTAATGAAGATAGAAGCATACTATGCTATACTTCCTATAGTGTGTCGAAACATAAACGAGATCAACCATTACTGAAAGATGTAGTTGTCTATGATGCAATAAACATCAAACCAATCAATTATTTATCTTCAGTTCACAAGGGGAATATTGCTTGTATGGCATTGAGTCAAGATGGAAAACTGCTTACCACTGCGTCTGAAAAGGGGACTATAATACGAGTTTTCAATACAGGTATTGACACTAAATTTGACGGTAAAAATCCTTTATATTGTGAATTTAGACGTGGTTCTAGACCGTCCAATCTGTATCAACTGATTTTTGACCGTTCAAGCACATACGTAGGTTGCGTTGGTGATACGGGTACGATTCACATTTTTAAGTTGAAAACAGATAATAATTTAAGCACATTGAATGTTGATGCTGGTGAAACAGGAGAAATTACTAGTTATGAAAGCTTTAGAAATAAATCGACGGCTACCGATCCTTCAAGACAGATAGCCAATTATTTGTCACAAACAATCAAAGCGAAGATTCCAAACCAAAATTTGGATCGAGATTTTGCCCACATTAATGTCAAAGAAGGGACACGGTATTGCCTAGGATTTCCAGAGGAATATATAAACCAGGTTTATTTAGCTGGGGATGACGGGAACTTTCGTATTTATGCACTTCCGTCGGTACCAGGCAGTTGTGTTCTAACTAAGTCTAGTTCATTTATGTAA